A genome region from Cutaneotrichosporon cavernicola HIS019 DNA, chromosome: 5 includes the following:
- the TSC13 gene encoding uncharacterized protein (3-oxo-5-alpha-steroid 4-dehydrogenase): MKVSVSTKGKPTITLDFPGKTAADVTIHDVKAGVTNKYPQFYATRQRLGLPTATDKKPTPLTDERKTLADYGVTDGAALRLKDLGPQVGYRWLFIWEYAGPIFINPLLLEFSRRIYGDFEPSLLQITIRNLIVAHFIKREFESIFVHKFSRPSVPLAFVFRNCAYYWGITGILIGLTLYRPAYGAVALKDSLINSPSWIYFWTAFILINEVLNLNTHLHLSTLRVGPGELRKYPTGFGFQWIVCANYFFETMGVLGMVIMTGGDIGTIVYISIASYFMGTWAIGKYRRYKKEQDPKVFPGNRWIVYPPFL; this comes from the exons ATGAAGGTATCGGTATCGACGAAAGGCAAACCCACTATCACGCTCGACTTCCCGGGTAAGACGGCTGCGGACGTTACCATCCACGACGTCAAGGCTGGCGTGACGAACAAGTACCCCCAG ttcTACGCGACCCGCCAGCGTCTCGGCCTTCCCACTGCTACCGATAAGAAGCCTACCCCGCTCACGGACGAGCGCAAGACGCTCGCCGACTACGGTGTCACGGATGGCGCTGCGCTCCgcctcaaggacctcggcCCGCAGGTCGGATACCGCTGGCTCTTTATCTGGGAATAT GCTGGTCCGATCTTCATCAAcccgctccttctcgagtTCAGTAGAAGAATCTACGGCGACTTTGAGCCGTCTCTCCTCCAGAT TACGATTCGCAACCTCATCGTGGCGCACTTCATCAAGCGCGAGTTTGAGTCGATCTTTGTTCACAAGTTCTCGAGACCCTCTGTGCCCCTCGCGTTTGTCTTCCGCAA CTGCGCGTACTACTGGGGCATCACGGGTATCCTTATCGGCCTGACGCTCTACCGCCCCGCGTACGGCGCTgtggcgctcaaggacagCCTCATTAACTCGCCCAGCTGGATCTACTTCTGGACTGCTTTCATCCTA ATCAACGAGgtgctcaacctcaacacGCATCTGCACCTGTCGACGCTTAGAGTCGGCCCCggtgagctgcgcaagTATCCCACCGGCTTCGGTTTCCAGTGGATCGTGTGTGCCAATTACTTCTTTGAGACCATGGGCGTTCTCGGCATGGTTATCATGACTGGCGGCGACATTGGCA ccaTCGTCTACATCTCAATCGCGTCGTACTTTATGGGCACATGGGCCATTGGCAAGTACCGCCGCTACAAGAAGGAGCAGGACCCCAAGGTCTTCCCGGGCAACCGCTGGATCGTCTACCCGCCGTTCCTTTAA